Proteins encoded together in one Acidimicrobiales bacterium window:
- a CDS encoding MmgE/PrpD family protein, protein MTATRELGGFLADPALRISDDHIDRAVDCLVDTLGCMVFGAGQPWSQRAAAHARRTGGDGGPCPVVGSGFATSAPMAAFANGASGHAFELDDVHEEAISHPGAVVIPAVLAIAAETGASGLAVLEAIVVGYEAMGRAGIAVGPASHMLAGYHPTGQSGVFGSAAAVGHLLDFGSGMMTHALGIAATFSSGTTEFNQSGGDTKRLHAGRAAEGGLTAALLAADGFDGPADGLAGRYGFCRISTTEPAVNLLTDNLGDRWMIDEITVKPYAACSDIHPLIDAALEIRGRGVRADDIAEIHAEVPTKAAEQNSQDGTTSVMASQYSGPFNVAAAFLADPSDPSTYTAERIADPALADLQARVVSMAAAEWCDASYAWKMAGGLRVVCTNGTEHHVRVCGQRGSMHQPLTSDELEAKFRLLVGNRIDADAMIATARDLRHAPDLTSFWMALANSGNEPQEDTC, encoded by the coding sequence ATGACCGCTACCCGAGAACTGGGAGGCTTCCTCGCCGACCCGGCACTGCGGATCAGCGACGATCACATCGACCGTGCCGTCGACTGCCTAGTCGACACTCTGGGATGCATGGTGTTCGGAGCCGGCCAGCCGTGGAGCCAGCGGGCAGCCGCCCACGCCCGTCGTACTGGTGGTGACGGTGGTCCATGTCCGGTCGTCGGCTCAGGGTTCGCTACCTCGGCTCCGATGGCCGCCTTCGCCAACGGGGCGTCAGGCCACGCCTTCGAGTTGGACGACGTGCACGAGGAGGCCATCTCGCACCCCGGAGCGGTCGTCATCCCAGCAGTGCTCGCCATCGCCGCCGAAACCGGCGCCTCGGGGCTGGCCGTCCTGGAGGCGATCGTGGTTGGGTACGAAGCGATGGGACGAGCCGGCATCGCCGTTGGGCCGGCATCCCACATGCTGGCTGGCTACCACCCCACCGGCCAGTCCGGGGTGTTTGGTTCTGCCGCAGCGGTTGGACACCTCCTGGACTTCGGATCCGGGATGATGACTCACGCCCTGGGAATTGCCGCCACCTTCTCGTCGGGAACCACCGAGTTCAACCAGAGTGGAGGAGATACCAAGCGACTCCATGCCGGCAGGGCGGCGGAGGGCGGGTTAACGGCCGCCCTGCTGGCAGCCGACGGCTTCGACGGACCCGCTGACGGACTGGCCGGCAGATATGGGTTCTGTCGGATCTCGACAACCGAACCCGCTGTCAACCTCCTCACCGACAACCTCGGTGATCGGTGGATGATCGACGAGATCACCGTCAAGCCGTATGCGGCCTGCAGCGATATCCACCCGCTCATTGACGCGGCCCTCGAGATCCGCGGTCGGGGCGTCCGTGCCGACGACATCGCCGAGATCCACGCCGAGGTGCCGACCAAGGCCGCCGAGCAGAATTCCCAGGATGGAACCACCTCGGTGATGGCGTCCCAGTACAGCGGACCGTTCAACGTGGCGGCCGCCTTTCTGGCTGACCCGTCCGACCCGTCCACCTATACCGCCGAACGCATCGCCGATCCGGCGCTAGCCGACCTCCAAGCCCGGGTGGTCTCCATGGCCGCCGCCGAATGGTGCGATGCCAGCTACGCCTGGAAGATGGCCGGCGGCCTACGAGTGGTGTGCACGAACGGCACGGAGCACCACGTGCGGGTGTGCGGCCAGAGGGGCTCAATGCACCAGCCCCTCACCTCCGACGAGTTGGAGGCCAAGTTCCGGCTGCTGGTCGGCAACCGAATCGACGCCGACGCCATGATCGCCACCGCCCGCGACCTTCGCCATGCGCCGGACCTGACCAGCTTCTGGATGGCGCTCGCCAACAGCGGCAACGAACCCCAGGAGGACACGTGTTAA
- a CDS encoding aromatic ring-hydroxylating dioxygenase subunit alpha translates to MSDHRRALSGDWYTDPVVFADELDRIFARTWQLVGHIGQLTEPGDYLTATVGDQGVAVTRLADGSLHAMYNVCQHRGHELLTDDAGHTSSLTCPYHAWNYDLDGRLLHARGESVGEICVPPVRLDTLGGFLWVNLDDDAASLSDTVPDIEDELLAVAPSAAGRTLTHRRTHLVSANWKLAVENYNECYHCPNVHKSFTKGVVSPGSYRITGRGQTIRHSAEAPASTGYALAEGGQPYESFFVFPVSSIQCYPGEVLNTFRWVPLAVDRTLLIREWWFDGDTPTAEQDEIIDLDWRTTVSEDFSILDSVQRGLRSRGYVPGPLIERPDGVATVHSEDAVPHLHDLVRAALGR, encoded by the coding sequence TTGAGCGACCACCGCCGAGCTCTCTCCGGCGACTGGTACACCGACCCGGTCGTGTTCGCCGACGAACTGGACCGCATTTTCGCCCGCACCTGGCAGCTAGTCGGTCACATCGGCCAACTCACCGAACCCGGCGACTACCTCACCGCTACCGTCGGCGACCAGGGGGTGGCGGTGACCCGGCTGGCCGACGGCTCGCTGCACGCCATGTACAACGTGTGCCAGCACCGCGGCCACGAACTGTTGACCGACGATGCCGGCCACACCAGCAGCCTGACCTGCCCGTACCACGCCTGGAACTACGACCTCGACGGCCGCTTGCTGCACGCCCGTGGCGAGTCGGTCGGCGAGATCTGCGTGCCGCCGGTCCGGCTAGACACGCTCGGTGGCTTCCTGTGGGTCAACCTGGACGATGACGCAGCCAGCCTGTCCGACACCGTGCCCGACATCGAGGACGAGCTGCTGGCCGTGGCACCCAGCGCGGCCGGCCGCACCCTCACCCATCGGCGCACCCACCTGGTCAGCGCCAACTGGAAGCTGGCCGTCGAGAACTACAACGAGTGCTACCACTGCCCCAACGTGCACAAGTCGTTCACCAAGGGCGTCGTGTCCCCCGGCAGCTACCGCATCACCGGTCGCGGCCAGACCATCCGCCACAGCGCCGAAGCGCCGGCCAGCACCGGGTACGCCCTAGCCGAGGGAGGCCAGCCGTACGAATCGTTCTTCGTGTTCCCGGTGTCATCAATCCAGTGCTATCCCGGCGAGGTGCTCAACACCTTCCGGTGGGTACCCCTGGCCGTGGACCGCACCCTCTTAATCCGCGAGTGGTGGTTCGACGGCGATACCCCGACCGCTGAACAGGACGAGATCATCGACCTGGACTGGCGGACCACGGTCAGCGAAGACTTCTCAATCTTGGATTCCGTCCAACGGGGTCTGCGCAGTCGGGGCTACGTCCCCGGTCCGCTCATCGAACGTCCCGACGGCGTGGCCACCGTCCACTCCGAGGACGCCGTCCCCCACCTGCACGACCTGGTCCGCGCTGCGCTGGGACGATGA
- a CDS encoding aminotransferase class I/II-fold pyridoxal phosphate-dependent enzyme yields MDLHLANPNLKNPEFYVPGLPADWVTAHYGIPADEVAKLGSAENPFGPSPKAVASITAELDNVHMYSPWTAEPLREALAAKYGYAPENFVCGSGETEVIALIIRAFAEPGGQVLMTRPCFPIYHLFAEAEGRQPVYIDTPTMTCEVDAYIDAIGPDTRIVFVTNPHSPSGTWLEEADVRRIVEAAPHALVALDEAYVHYSDTPGYIHLAAEYDNLIVLRTFSKAFGLAGLRLGFGVAHPNLIPPLLAVKPTWNVGRLQIAGGIAALTDDEHVDRTITAILEGKAHATARFAELDRFRLVPGTRSNFMLIEILDPDTDSTLVFKDLLERGVIVKDGSVSFRGLEKRYLRSDINLPHRMDHLVDALADLP; encoded by the coding sequence ATGGACCTCCACCTGGCCAACCCCAACCTGAAAAACCCCGAGTTCTACGTGCCCGGACTACCCGCCGACTGGGTGACCGCCCACTACGGGATCCCCGCCGACGAGGTCGCCAAGCTGGGCTCAGCCGAAAACCCGTTCGGCCCCTCCCCTAAGGCCGTGGCCTCAATCACCGCCGAGTTGGACAACGTCCACATGTACTCGCCGTGGACGGCCGAACCGCTGCGCGAGGCTCTGGCCGCCAAATACGGCTACGCCCCCGAAAACTTCGTGTGCGGCTCCGGCGAAACCGAAGTCATCGCCCTCATCATCCGGGCGTTCGCCGAACCAGGCGGCCAGGTGCTCATGACCCGGCCGTGCTTTCCGATATACCACCTGTTCGCCGAAGCCGAAGGCCGCCAGCCGGTGTACATCGACACACCCACCATGACCTGCGAGGTCGACGCCTACATCGACGCCATCGGACCCGACACCCGCATCGTGTTCGTCACCAACCCCCACTCGCCGTCGGGCACCTGGCTCGAAGAGGCCGACGTACGCCGCATCGTCGAGGCCGCCCCCCACGCCCTGGTGGCCCTCGACGAGGCATACGTGCACTACTCGGACACGCCCGGCTACATCCACCTGGCTGCCGAATACGACAACCTCATCGTGCTGCGCACCTTCTCCAAGGCGTTCGGCCTGGCCGGGCTGCGACTCGGTTTTGGTGTGGCCCACCCCAACCTGATCCCGCCGCTGCTGGCCGTCAAGCCCACCTGGAACGTGGGCCGACTCCAGATCGCCGGCGGGATCGCCGCCCTGACCGACGACGAGCACGTCGACCGCACCATTACCGCCATCCTCGAGGGCAAAGCCCACGCCACCGCCCGCTTCGCCGAACTGGACCGCTTCCGGCTGGTACCCGGCACCCGCTCCAACTTCATGCTCATCGAAATTCTCGACCCCGACACCGACTCCACACTGGTGTTCAAAGACCTGCTCGAACGAGGCGTCATCGTCAAGGACGGCTCGGTGTCCTTCCGGGGTCTCGAAAAGCGCTATCTACGCAGCGACATCAACCTCCCCCACCGGATGGACCACCTGGTGGACGCCCTAGCCGACCTGCCCTAG
- a CDS encoding MurR/RpiR family transcriptional regulator, with the protein MNATSMAPAPLSSNELLDRLADAYNDLTPQVRQAARHMLDRPEQVAVLSMRQLAEAAGVKPNTLVRLARAVGFDGYEDLRDPFRHEVTAPGTSFPDKARWLQTLAGAEHHGDLLADLASSNLGIVEQVFEDLDTVELQTVADTILAAPRTGVFGVGALLPLARHFCYVGSMAVPGLWALPTNEGLPIDDIGRMGAGDVLIAMTFAPYRAEIVEATRLARARDITVVTVTDSRTAPPALDADHVFTTPAETPLFFASVLGVVALLETLLAFMVADSRTEAAEAIDQFHQHRRAAGVYVEE; encoded by the coding sequence ATGAACGCGACGTCCATGGCCCCCGCACCGCTGTCGTCAAACGAGTTGCTGGACCGGCTGGCCGACGCCTACAACGACCTCACCCCCCAGGTCCGCCAGGCGGCCCGCCACATGCTCGACCGCCCCGAACAGGTCGCCGTGCTCTCGATGCGCCAGCTGGCCGAAGCGGCCGGCGTCAAGCCCAACACCCTGGTCCGCCTGGCCCGGGCCGTCGGCTTTGACGGCTACGAAGACCTACGCGATCCGTTCCGTCACGAGGTCACCGCCCCCGGAACCTCGTTCCCCGACAAGGCCCGCTGGCTCCAGACCCTGGCCGGCGCCGAGCACCACGGCGACCTGCTGGCCGATCTGGCCTCATCCAACCTGGGGATCGTCGAGCAGGTGTTCGAAGACCTCGACACCGTCGAACTCCAGACGGTGGCCGACACCATCCTCGCCGCCCCCCGCACCGGGGTCTTCGGCGTCGGCGCCCTGCTGCCCCTAGCCCGCCACTTCTGCTATGTCGGCTCCATGGCCGTCCCCGGGCTGTGGGCCCTCCCCACCAACGAGGGCCTGCCCATCGACGACATCGGCCGCATGGGCGCCGGCGACGTGCTTATCGCCATGACCTTCGCCCCGTACCGGGCCGAGATCGTCGAAGCCACCCGCCTGGCCCGTGCACGCGACATCACCGTGGTGACCGTCACCGACAGTCGCACCGCACCGCCGGCCCTCGACGCCGACCACGTGTTCACCACCCCCGCCGAGACCCCGCTGTTCTTCGCCAGCGTGCTGGGCGTCGTCGCCCTGCTCGAGACCCTGCTGGCGTTCATGGTGGCCGACAGCCGCACCGAGGCCGCCGAAGCCATCGATCAGTTCCACCAGCACCGACGCGCAGCCGGCGTGTACGTCGAGGAGTGA